The following are encoded in a window of Candidatus Moraniibacteriota bacterium genomic DNA:
- a CDS encoding Dam family site-specific DNA-(adenine-N6)-methyltransferase yields the protein MNDAYFGNKKICITQRRYLGSKTKLLSFIDSILEGENIEFNSFADIFAGTGTVANHFYNRSKIIVNDILDSNSHVYTAFFGKDIIREQKLKERLKHYNDIEIKEYDENYFSKNFSNTYFDAENAKKIGIIRDDIEKLFEEKIITSREKSYLLTSLIYALDRIANTVGHYDAYRKIDIPNKKLFLLPLDIANSRYSAKIYKDDANELVKKIKADVVYIDPPYNSRQYSDSYHLLENIATWKKETVFGVAKKIDRSHIKSEYNMKSAGVAFGDLIDNINAKYILVSYNDMGTSGNARSQSRISDHEILSSLKRRGEVKVFETNFKQFTTGKSSKDDLKERIFLCKVDIVSRNNKAIIASKNNPVQAGFVKSPLNYTGGKHKLLPQITKLFPVGIKTFYDVFSGGANVGINSTAKNIICIEKNRYVVSLLKLIQNDNFEDLNQKVIDIIDKFGLSQSYIKGYDHYNVDSSSGLGQYNKDAFLNLRSEFNKEKTRIDLLLVLVLYSFNNQIRFNSNGDFNLPVGKRDYNGSSRRNVASFSQVSNEKKIAFKNCDFRDVEKMSLMKDDFVYLDPPYLLGLASYNEKGGWTEKDEKDLYILLTRLDKKGIRFALSNVLEHKGKTNTIMKNWAKKHSYKIHKLNYDYKNSNYHSTAKNNKTVEVLITNY from the coding sequence ATGAACGATGCATATTTTGGAAATAAAAAGATTTGTATAACGCAAAGACGTTATCTTGGCTCTAAAACTAAGCTACTATCATTTATAGATAGTATACTTGAAGGTGAGAATATAGAGTTTAATTCTTTCGCTGATATTTTTGCTGGAACTGGCACTGTTGCCAATCATTTTTATAATCGCTCTAAAATTATAGTGAATGATATTTTAGATTCAAATTCTCATGTCTACACAGCGTTTTTTGGTAAGGACATAATCAGGGAACAAAAACTGAAAGAACGACTAAAACATTATAATGACATTGAAATCAAAGAATATGATGAAAATTATTTTTCAAAAAACTTTTCAAACACTTATTTTGACGCAGAAAACGCTAAAAAAATAGGAATTATTAGGGATGATATTGAAAAATTATTTGAAGAAAAAATAATTACCAGTAGAGAAAAATCTTATTTACTGACATCTTTGATTTACGCACTTGATAGAATTGCCAACACGGTTGGCCATTACGACGCATACAGAAAAATTGATATTCCAAATAAAAAACTATTCTTGCTACCCCTTGATATAGCAAACTCTCGCTACTCTGCCAAAATCTACAAAGATGACGCTAATGAGTTGGTAAAAAAAATAAAAGCAGATGTTGTTTATATTGACCCGCCGTATAATTCTAGGCAGTATTCAGATTCTTATCACTTATTAGAAAATATCGCTACTTGGAAAAAGGAGACAGTTTTTGGTGTTGCCAAAAAAATTGACCGCTCTCACATCAAAAGCGAGTACAACATGAAATCTGCAGGCGTTGCCTTTGGCGATTTAATAGATAATATTAATGCGAAATATATCCTTGTTTCTTATAATGATATGGGGACTTCGGGTAATGCTCGTTCACAATCACGTATCAGTGACCATGAGATTTTGTCGTCGTTAAAACGGCGAGGTGAGGTAAAAGTCTTTGAAACCAACTTCAAACAATTCACTACTGGAAAATCGAGCAAGGATGATCTAAAAGAACGCATATTTTTGTGTAAGGTAGACATTGTCTCAAGAAACAATAAGGCGATAATTGCCTCAAAAAATAATCCTGTTCAAGCTGGCTTTGTAAAATCACCCCTTAACTACACTGGCGGAAAACATAAACTTTTACCGCAAATAACAAAGTTATTTCCAGTTGGTATAAAAACTTTTTATGATGTATTTTCTGGCGGTGCGAATGTTGGAATTAACTCTACGGCTAAAAATATAATCTGTATTGAAAAAAATCGTTATGTAGTAAGTCTGTTGAAGTTAATACAAAATGATAATTTTGAAGATTTGAATCAAAAAGTGATTGACATTATAGATAAATTTGGTTTAAGCCAGAGCTATATAAAGGGCTACGACCATTATAATGTGGATAGTTCATCGGGTCTTGGTCAATACAATAAAGACGCTTTTCTAAATCTTCGCAGTGAGTTTAATAAAGAAAAAACAAGAATTGATTTATTGTTGGTGCTTGTTTTGTATTCTTTCAATAACCAAATTAGATTTAATTCAAATGGCGATTTTAATTTACCAGTTGGAAAACGGGATTATAATGGTAGTTCGAGGAGAAATGTTGCGTCTTTCAGCCAAGTATCAAACGAGAAAAAAATAGCATTTAAAAATTGTGATTTTCGTGATGTTGAAAAAATGTCATTAATGAAAGATGATTTTGTGTATTTAGATCCACCATATTTGCTGGGTCTTGCTAGTTATAATGAAAAGGGAGGCTGGACAGAAAAAGATGAGAAAGACTTATATATACTCTTGACCAGACTCGATAAGAAAGGAATTAGATTTGCTTTATCAAATGTTTTAGAGCATAAAGGCAAAACTAATACAATTATGAAAAACTGGGCAAAAAAGCATAGTTACAAGATTCATAAACTAAACTATGACTACAAAAACTCAAATTATCACTCTACTGCAAAAAATAATAAAACCGTAGAGGTGCTTATTACAAATTACTGA
- a CDS encoding AlwI family type II restriction endonuclease, translating into MLKAWSITTTVRNPERLRDFLVALKPLENKTWDNANQENYQKLLIKNRLYGFGNAQFYNGLTADIVKMINDTDSEINDNTVDEIIRLKNYTEFAMRGRQSINPLTKFGFVIIDNGIVKITELGKKLIASEKDAGDVFLKSFIKWQIPNPASNDFPDDGDYDVVPFVATLKLISEVNRIEAGKGNNAVGISKREFSLFVPSLVKYADIEKYAEEIVKLRTLQKGKKKQERKEIRDNYRKQFATNFLGTSKQTAIDKLLQNLRDYGDNAIRYFRLTKFIRIRGNGFYIDLEPNRRIEIEALFESEFYKPKHFADRNEYVSYMSDDNLPVLPWQTKDKLSKIASDVYKDVIELQSNLGLAVESKKEISAMSENDLVLYVNDLRETRKELQEKDNHIKSQPVSSITQYIEQLEGIFEFENRALMLEYLSTMGLHALNDAKEIKPNYPVGDDNEPTSTAPGGMADIECFYDNFNMICEVTMLNGRDQWFNEGQPVMRHLRDFENSHDNAYCIFIAPKIHTDSAETFHIANTVGYKGSKQKIAPLTIKQFVELLKTLKKIREANKNFTHNSLKILINDIADSANSISNSDDWVANTQNIVNSWAISLVSA; encoded by the coding sequence ATGTTAAAAGCGTGGTCAATTACAACAACAGTTAGAAACCCGGAGCGTCTTCGTGATTTTTTGGTTGCTTTAAAGCCCCTTGAAAATAAAACTTGGGACAATGCTAATCAGGAAAATTATCAAAAACTTTTAATCAAGAACCGTCTATATGGTTTTGGTAATGCACAATTTTATAATGGATTGACTGCAGATATTGTAAAGATGATAAATGATACCGACAGTGAAATTAATGACAACACGGTAGATGAAATCATAAGATTGAAGAATTATACGGAATTTGCAATGCGTGGTCGTCAATCAATAAATCCTCTTACAAAATTTGGATTTGTAATTATAGATAATGGCATAGTTAAAATAACAGAGCTTGGAAAGAAACTTATAGCTAGTGAAAAAGACGCTGGTGATGTGTTTCTGAAGTCGTTTATAAAATGGCAAATACCAAACCCAGCTAGTAACGATTTTCCAGATGATGGCGATTATGATGTCGTGCCTTTCGTTGCAACTCTTAAATTGATAAGCGAAGTTAATAGAATTGAAGCAGGGAAAGGAAATAATGCAGTTGGAATTAGTAAACGAGAGTTTTCATTATTTGTTCCATCATTGGTTAAGTATGCGGATATTGAAAAATATGCAGAGGAAATTGTTAAATTACGAACCCTGCAAAAAGGAAAAAAGAAGCAAGAACGAAAAGAGATTCGAGATAATTATCGTAAACAATTCGCAACCAACTTTTTGGGCACGAGTAAACAGACTGCGATCGATAAACTACTCCAAAATCTGAGGGATTATGGGGATAATGCAATTAGGTATTTCCGTCTAACAAAGTTTATCCGTATTCGTGGCAATGGTTTTTATATTGATTTGGAGCCAAATCGTCGCATTGAGATCGAAGCTTTATTTGAAAGTGAATTTTATAAGCCAAAACATTTTGCAGATAGAAATGAATATGTTTCCTATATGTCTGATGACAACTTGCCTGTATTGCCTTGGCAGACAAAAGATAAATTATCTAAAATTGCTAGCGATGTCTATAAGGATGTAATTGAATTGCAGAGCAATCTTGGTTTGGCGGTTGAAAGCAAGAAAGAGATATCGGCAATGTCTGAAAATGATCTAGTATTGTATGTTAATGATTTGCGAGAAACTCGTAAGGAATTGCAAGAAAAGGACAATCATATCAAATCTCAACCAGTTTCATCAATCACTCAATATATTGAGCAACTAGAAGGAATTTTTGAATTTGAAAACCGTGCTTTAATGCTTGAATATCTCTCAACAATGGGACTTCACGCACTCAATGACGCAAAGGAAATTAAACCTAATTATCCAGTTGGAGATGATAACGAGCCGACATCAACTGCTCCTGGCGGTATGGCAGACATTGAATGTTTTTATGACAACTTTAATATGATCTGTGAAGTTACGATGTTGAATGGCCGTGACCAATGGTTTAATGAAGGACAACCAGTTATGCGACATTTGCGTGATTTTGAAAACTCACACGACAATGCTTATTGTATTTTCATTGCACCAAAAATTCATACTGATAGTGCTGAAACTTTCCATATTGCTAACACAGTTGGATATAAGGGTAGCAAGCAAAAAATTGCACCGCTCACGATAAAACAATTTGTTGAATTATTAAAAACACTCAAAAAAATACGTGAGGCAAATAAAAATTTCACGCACAACAGTTTGAAAATTTTAATTAACGATATTGCTGATAGTGCCAACAGTATTAGTAATTCTGATGATTGGGTTGCAAATACACAGAATATCGTCAATTCTTGGGCTATTAGTTTAGTAAGTGCGTAG